A single genomic interval of Anopheles darlingi chromosome X, idAnoDarlMG_H_01, whole genome shotgun sequence harbors:
- the LOC125952921 gene encoding uncharacterized protein LOC125952921: MSRDIEKPDGDRTPVAPSPAPATGIQMRGYLKKKRNRMGGWRKLYVVLQSQLLLSYASRRDYERRLAPFEDIINLVPGTRILPSAGLRFTIETNSRNFYTFRCVDHRNCSEWITALLDSLHQGGCNRGGGGGGAIRDRQFGQPSPDHRTSSPVWASLSMELGLARVLHQTMEGEGGTRCAGRSGQRTKPTSRDEEEQQQQLVPFQRPALQATTPATVQEVAMPERRGTTETGREGGIAVVPLPKHERHHSDEACADEIITKAFQFLTRPKRSRDMTASEILEYYLERRHRSQQQEQTNDENEQGKQSAVRRAAGVDSSGSSFNTRLETATTSQPLATEDTAATAEQQTRKLQQQEATATVRFRDFRLHPDADRPITSVGRSQSVDVSRINSMFSDRQQHQQQQQQQRKELRRGREAEASSPIVSRRSDVAPTNLRDTGQRVSSSCSDLPPVMRWQLAAGTFVASISGPVVGPGASYTLRRASLERNAATSGYEYISAHSSSSTSSTSTSSSSSSASTFASNRRIELIEPIYAVVDVKAKRFRRNQQQEQQEQQQHQQELSQDERTRPNHHYEEAIPVLGPDRPMSEEATEQDDLPYDQQHIYEPIMIAAQPPTSTSVASTAATATGCEREHHWRKLWRNLKRIRLHPGRNRRQKEQPAGPNVTVVAVEQPSTDPSATSSSSSSGSSSSNGSHQRSGLIAGLGSRLDSHRQSMKKRAKSLYDATSNAA, encoded by the exons ATGTCGAGAGATATCGAGAAACCGGACGGCGACCGGACACCGGTGGCGCCCAGCCCTGCCCCCGCTACCGGCATCCAGATGCGTGGCTATCTcaaaaagaaacggaac CGCATGGGTGGTTGGCGCAAGCTGTACGTGGTGCTGCagagccagctgctgctgtcgtatGCGTCGCGGCGTGACTACGAGCGCCGGCTCGCACCGTTCGAGGACATCATCAACCTGGTGCCGGGCACCCGCATCCTGCCGTCCGCCGGTCTGCGGTTCACGATCGAGACGAACTCGCGCAACTTCTACACATTC CGTTGCGTCGATCACCGGAACTGCTCCGAGTGGATAACCGCCCTCCTCGACAGCCTGCACCAGGGTGGATGtaaccgtggtggtggtggtggtggcgctatTCGGGATCGTCAGTTCGG CCAACCTAgtccggaccaccggacgagCTCGCCCGTCTGGGCGTCCTTGAGTATGGAGCTGGGTTTGGCGCGCGTGCTCCACCAGACGatggagggagaagggggcaCCCGGTGTGCTGGCAGGAGCGGCCAGCGCACGAAACCAACCTCACGAGacgaagaggagcagcagcagcagctagtccCATTCCAACGGCCAGCACTTCAAGCGACAACGCCGGCGACGGTGCAGGAGGTGGCCATGCCGGAGCGTCGCGGAACGACAGAGacagggagggaaggggggatcGCCGTCGTCCCCCTTCCCAAACATGAGCGACATCATTCCGACGAAGCGTGCGCGGACGAGATCATCACGAAGGCATTTCAGTTTCTTACCCGGCCGAAAAG aagccGAGATATGACCGCCAGCGAGATACTGGAGTACTATCTGGAGCGGCGCCACCGatcccagcagcaggaacagacGAACGATGAGAATGAGCAGGGAAAGCAGAGTGCGGTGAGACGTGCGGCAGGCGTagacagcagcggcagcagcttcaaCACCAGACTCGAAACGGCAACTACTAGCCAGCCGCTAGCAACAGAAgataccgccgccaccgccgagcaGCAGACGAGgaagttgcagcagcaggaggcaaCGGctacggttcggtttcgggatTTCCGACTACATCCGGATGCCGACCGGCCGAtcacgtcggtcggtcgatcgcaGTCGGTAGACGTCAGCCGGATCAACAGCATGTTCAgcgatcggcagcagcaccagcagcagcagcagcagcaaaggaagGAGCTGAGGCGAGGGAGAGAAGCTGAGGCGTCGTCCCCCATCGTCAGTCGTCGCTCCGACGTGGCTCCGACGAATCTGCGCGACACTGGACAGCGTGTTAGTAG CTCCTGCAGTGATCTACCACCGGTGATGCGCTGGCAGCTGGCCGCTGGTACGTTTGTCGCCAGTATCTCAGGCCCGGTGGTTGGTCCGGGCGCTTCCTACACGCTTCGGCGCGCTTCATTGGAACGCAATGCGGCTACGAGCGGCTACGAGTACATCAGCGcacacagcagtagcagcaccagcagcaccagcaccagcagcagcagcagcagcgcgtcaACATTCGCAAGCAACCGTAGAATCGAGCTGATCGAACCGATTTACGCCGTGGTGGATGTGAAGGCGAAACGATTCCGccggaaccagcagcaggagcagcaggagcagcagcagcatcagcaggagcTGTCACAGGACGAACGCACAAGGCCAAACCACCATTACGAGGAAGCGATACCCGTGctcggaccggaccgaccgatgaGCGAAGAGGCCACGGAGCAGGACGATCTGCCGTACGATCAGCAACACATCTACGAGCCG ATTATGATAGCGGCGCAGCCACCGACGAGCACGAGCGTAGCGTCCACGGCCGCAACCGCGACCGGTTGCGAGCGAGAGCACCATTGGCGCAAGCTATGGCGGAACCTGAAGCGTATCCGGCTACACCCGGGTCGGAACCGGCGCCAGAAGGAGCAACCGGCAGGACCAaacgtcaccgtcgtcgccgtcgagcaACCATCAACCGATCCGTCGGCgacgagcagtagcagcagcagcggcagcagcagcagcaacggcagccatCAGCGATCGGGACTGATTGCCGGGCTCGGTAGCCGGTTAGATAGCCACCGGCAGTCGATGAAGAAGCGCGCCAAAAGCCTGTACGATGCGACCAGCAATGCGGCGTGA
- the LOC125955508 gene encoding pro-resilin-like, whose protein sequence is MSAKGILLLLLVTMGSLSALVRYVRAAPQAEKYEAYEYKYEVKDPEKQLFFDKNEAGDTAGKVTGRYSVWLPDGRLMTIKYIVDKEGGFQPEVDFQDNANPLSG, encoded by the exons ATGTCAGCGAAGGggatcctgctgttgctgctggtgacgatgGGTAGCCTCTCGGCGCTGGTACGGTACGTTCGGGCCGCCCCCCAAGCCGAGAAGTATGAAGCG TATGAGTACAAGTACGAGGTGAAGGATCCGGAGAAGCAGCTGTTCTTCGACAAGAACGAGGCGGGCGATACGGCGGGCAAGGTGACGGGCCGGTACTCGGTCTGGTTGCCGGACGGTCGGCTCATGACGATCAAGTACATCGTCGACAAGGAGGGCGGCTTCCAGCCGGAGGTCGACTTCCAGGACAATGCCAACCCGCTGTCCGGCTGA
- the LOC125955481 gene encoding amidophosphoribosyltransferase-like — MEGTACQQQQQPHANQCQCASPTATSPLGSAPATTAHPVHDQIRPAITISPDAAMEKGSTAAAAGAAAAGAATSLVPRPVVTDKRSGRGVVSSGLTHECGVFGAIATGEWPTQIDVAQVICLGLVALQHRGQESAGIVTSEGTGPGASNFNVHKGMGMINNIFTDDSMKKLRGNLGIGHTRYSTSAASEEVNCQPFVVHTAHGALAVAHNGELVNCESLRKDVLSRGVGLSTHSDSELITQALCLNPPEGEVSGPDWPARIKHLMQLAPLSYSLVIMLKDKIYGVRDPYGNRPLCIGKIVPVTIGGYRHEKADRLPAEGWVISSESCGFLSIGARYVREVQPGEIVELTRDGIKTIDIVDCPESRRHAFCIFEYVYFARSDSIFEGQMVYSVRLQCGRQLAREAGVSADIVSSVPESGTAAAHGFAREAGLNFAEVLCKNRYVGRTFIQPSTRLRQLGVAKKFGALSENVAGKRLVLIDDSIVRGNTIGPIIKLLRDAGALEVHIRIASPPLLYPCYMGINIPTREELIANKLNPEELAKYVGADSLAYLSVEGLKKAVQLNMDVKKPDSAGHCTACLTGDYPGGLPEELEW, encoded by the exons ATGGAAGGCACAGCatgtcagcaacagcaacagccgcacGCTAATCAGTGCCAGTGCGCCTCGCCGACAGCAACATCGCCGCTCGGctcggcaccagcaacaacagcacaccccGTTCACGATCAGATTCGGCCAGCGATAACCATATCACCGGATGCAGCGATGGAGAaaggatcaacagcagcagcagcgggagcagcagcagcaggagcagcgacGTCTCTGGTGCCACGGCCGGTGGTGACGGACAAGCGGAGCGGCCGGGGTGTGGTCAGCAGCGGGTTGACGCACGAGTGCGGCGTGTTCGGGGCGATCGCCACTGGCGAGTGGCCAACGCAGATCGACGTGGCGCAGGTCATCTGCCTTGGGCTGGTGGCGCTGCAGCACCGCGGCCAGGAATCGGCCGGTATCGTGACGAGCGAGGGCACCGGACCGGGCGCGTCCAACTTTAACGTGCACAAGGGCATGGGCATGATCAACAACATCTTTACCGACGACTCGATGAAGAAGCTGCGCGGTAATCTCGGCATCGGCCATACGCGCTACTCGACATCGGCCGCCTCCGAGGAGGTGAACTGCCAGCCGTTCGTGGTGCACACGGCGCACGGTGCCCTGGCGGTCGCGCACAACGGCGAGCTAGTGAACTGCGAGAGCCTGCGGAAGGATGTGCTGTCGCGGGGCGTCGGCCTGTCCACGCACTCCGACTCCGAGCTGATCACGCAGGCGCTCTGCCTCAATCCGCCCGAGGGTGAGGTGAGCGGACCGGACTGGCCGGCCCGCATCAAGCACCTGATGCAGCTGGCGCCCCTCTCCTACTCGCTCGTCATCATGCTGAAGGACAAAATCTACGGTGTGCGCGATCCGTACGGCAATCGGCCGCTCTGCATCGGCAAGATCGTACCGGTTACCATCGGAGGCTATCGGCATG AGAAGGCGGACCGGCTGCCGGCGGAAGGGTGGGTCATCTCGAGCGAGAGCTGCGGCTTCCTGTCGATCGGTGCCCGGTACGTGCGGGAGGTGCAACCGGGCGAGATCGTCGAGCTGACGCGCGACGGCATCAAAACGATCGACATCGTCGACTGTCCGGAGAGCCGGCGCCACGCGTTCTGCATCTTCGAGTACGTCTACTTCGCCCGCTCCGACTCCATCTTCGAGGGCCAGATGGTGTACTCGGTGCGGTTGCAGTGCGGCCGCCAGCTGGCCCGGGAAGCGGGCGTCTCGGCCGACATCGTCAGCTCGGTACCGGAATCGGGGACGGCGGCCGCGCACGGCTTCGCACGTGAG gCTGGTCTGAACTTTGCCGAGGTACTGTGCAAGAACCGGTACGTCGGGCGTACCTTCATCCAACCGTCGACCCGGCTCCGGCAGCTCGGTGTCGCCAAGAAGTTCGGTGCGTTGTCGGAGAACGTGGCCGGCAAGCGGCTGGTGCTGATCGATGATTCGATCGTGCGGGGCAACACGATCGGACCGATCATCAAGCTGCTGCGCGATGCCGGTGCGCTCGAGGTGCACATTCGCATCGCGAGCCCACCGCTCCTCTATCCGTGCTACATGGGTATCAACATACCGACGCGCGAGGAGCTGATCGCGAACAAGCTGAACCCGGAGGAGCTGGCCAAGTACGTCGGGGCCGACAGCCTCGCCTATCTGAGCGTCGAGGGCCTCAAGAAGGCGGTCCAGCTGAACATGGACGTGAAGAAACCGGACTCGGCTGGCCACTGTACCGCCTGTCTCACTGGTGACTACCCTGGCGGGCTGCCAGAGGAACTGGAATGGTAG
- the LOC125951915 gene encoding bifunctional phosphoribosylaminoimidazole carboxylase/phosphoribosylaminoimidazole succinocarboxamide synthetase: MAAKAITEVGGIKVGKLLIEGKTKQVYDVPSQPGHSILLNKDRITAHNGVRAHELEGKAKISNQTNAKVFGLLNRAGLRTAFVRMVSDDAFLARQCEMVPIEWVTRRLATGSFLKRNPGVREGHRFSPAKVETFFKDDANDDPQWSDEQIVSAAFTVNGVTIGQDEVEIMRKTTRLVFEVLERAWATRNCALIDMKIEFGVDSTGQLLVADVIDSDSWRLWPSGDKRLMVDKQVYRNLASVTAADLDTVKRNFSWVSEQLDAIAIPNDHLVVILMGSASDAEHCERIAKHCRELGLNSELRVTSAHKGTDTTLQIVREYEGVLSKLVFITVAGRSNGLGPVLSGNTTYPVINCPPVRPDNVAQDVWSSLNLPSGLGCSTVLYPEAAALNAAQILGLDNFLIWSRLRVRQLDNFCTLVYADKKLRGVRDVNASV, translated from the exons ATGGCGGCGAAAGCAATCACGGAAG ttGGAGGCATCAAGGTCGGTAAGCTGCTGATCGAGGGCAAAACCAAGCAGGTGTACGACGTACCGAGCCAACCGGGCCACTCGATCCTGCTCAACAAGGATCGCATCACCGCGCACAATGGTGTGCGGGCGCACGAGCTGGAGGGCAAGGCCAAGATCTCGAACCAGACGAACGCGAAGGTGTTCGGGCTGCTGAACCGGGCCGGGCTGCGGACCGCGTTCGTCCGCATGGTTTCCGACGATGCCTTCCTGGCGCGCCAGTGCGAGATGGTACCGATCGAGTGGGTGACGCGCCGGCTCGCGACCGGTTCCTTCCTCAAGCGGAACCCGGGCGTCCGGGAAGGCCACCGCTTCTCGCCGGCCAAGGTCGAGACGTTCTTCAAGGACGATGCGAACGATGATCCGCAGTGGAGCGATGAGCAGATCGTATCCGCCGCCTTCACCGTCAACGGTGTCACCATCG GCCAGGACGAGGTTGAGATCATGCGCAAGACGACGCGGCTGGTGTTCGAGGTGCTGGAGCGGGCGTGGGCGACACGAAACTGTGCCCTCATCGACATGAAGATCGAGTTCGGTGTCGACTCCACcggccagctgctggtggccgacGTGATCGATTCGGACTCGTGGCGCCTGTGGCCATCCGGTGACAAGCGGCTGATGGTCGACAAGCAGGTGTACCGGAATCTGGCGAGCGTAACGGCGGCCGATCTCGACACGGTCAAGCGCAACTTTAGCTGGGTGAGCGAGCAGCTGGATGCGATCGCCATCCCGAACGACcatctcgtcgtcatcctgATGGGCAGCGCATCGGACGCGGAGCACTGCGAGCGGATCGCCAAGCACTGCCGGGAGCTCGGGCTGAACAGCGAGCTGCGCGTGACCTCCGCCCACAAGGGCACCGACACGACGCTCCAGATCGTGCGCGAGTACGAGGGGGTGCTGTCCAAGCTCGTCTTCATCACGGTGGCCGGCCGCTCGAACGGGCTCGGTCCGGTGCTGTCCGGTAACACGACCTACCCCGTCATCAACTGTCCCCCGGTGCGACCGGACAATGTCGCGCAGGACGTCTGGTCGAGCTTGAACCTACCGTCCGGGCTGGGTTGCAGCACGGTGCTGTACCCGGAGGCGGCCGCCCTGAATGCCGCCCAGATTCTCGGCCTCGACAACTTCCTCATCTGGAGCAGGCTTCGTGTGCGCCAGCTGGACAACTTCTGCACGTTGGTTTACGCCGACAAAAAGCTGCGCGGAGTGCGCGACGTCAATGCTTCGGTTTAA
- the LOC125951923 gene encoding riboflavin transporter 2 gives MRTFKLAMATLCGGGGVRSDRRLTVDLLAILFGIGSWLGVNSVYVQLPLLVQRAPEGWNLPSFLVVTIQLGNIGPLLYTVAARAWPKVFRDAYLIRALLLLGSAAALATAFAYDRTLYVFGADRSVPLFITVFVVALVGCTSSVLFMPYMGRFRDVYLITYLIGEGFSGFVPSIVALVQGVGGNAECRLLLNDTDSTGTDGTGTYEAYTPPPRFGTNVYFLISSAILLVSFVAFLLLDRLPLCVAEHAAVTIANGNHYTYEASSPPKTTKSHQTDETTAGQPKLAMLAIPEQEQESQHRNRNRNRRSSSYWLLLTLIGIMCLFGNGFFPSIQSYSCLPYGNVAYHLAVTLSSMANPAACFLAFFVRRNTVRLNVLLVALFVPFAAYAMATALTSPAPPLMHQTVGSVLVVACWTVLIGLVSYVRLAITTLLRREGGQTLVWVGVASQLGSLAGSLLSFGLVNYTGAFEQYYPC, from the coding sequence ATGCGTACCTTCAAGCTGGCAATGGCCAccctgtgtggtggtggtggtgtgcggagTGATCGCCGGCTCACCGTCGACCTGCTGGCCATCCTGTTCGGTATCGGTTCGTGGCTCGGCGTCAACTCGGTGTACgtgcagctgccgctgctggtgcagcggGCCCCCGAAGGCTGGAATTTGCCCTCCTTCCTGGTCGTCACGATCCAGCTCGGCAACATTGGCCCGCTGCTGTACACGGTGGCCGCCCGGGCCTGGCCGAAGGTGTTCCGGGATGCGTACCTCATccgtgcgctgctgctgctcggttcggCCGCGGCCCTCGCGACCGCCTTCGCCTACGACCGGACGCTGTACGTGTTCGGGGCCGACCGCTCGGTACCGCTCTTCATCACCGTGTTCGTGGTGGCGCTGGTCGGTTGCACCAGCTCGGTGCTGTTCATGCCGTACATGGGCCGCTTCCGGGACGTCTACCTGATCACCTACCTGATCGGCGAGGGTTTCAGCGGTTTCGTGCCGAGTATCGTCGCGCTGGTACAGGGTGTCGGCGGTAACGCCGAGTGCCGCCTACTACTCAATGACACCGACAGCACCGGTACCGACGGCACCGGTACCTATGAAGCCTACACACCGCCGCCCCGCTTCGGCACCAACGTCTACTTCCTCATCTCGTCCGCCATTCTGCTGGTCAGCTTCGTCgcgttcctgctgctcgaCCGGTTGCCCCTGTGCGTGGCCGAACATGCCGCCGTCACGATCGCCAACGGTAACCACTACACGTACGAAGCATCGTCGCCCCCAAAGACGACCAAGAGCCACCAGACCGACGAGACGACCGCTGGCCAGCCAAAGCTGGCGATGCTGGCGATaccggaacaggaacaggagtCGCAacaccggaatcggaaccggaaTCGGCGCTCGTCCTcctactggctgctgctgacgctcaTCGGCATCATGTGTCTGTTCGGGAACGGTTTCTTCCCCAGCATCCAGTCGTACTCCTGTCTGCCGTACGGCAACGTGGCCTACCATCTGGCCGTCACGCTCAGCAGCATGGCCAACCCGGCCGCCTGCTTCCTTGCCTTCTTCGTCCGCCGGAATACGGTCCGGTTGAACGTGCTGCTGGTCGCGCTGTTCGTGCCGTTCGCGGCGTACGCGATGGCGACCGCCCTGACCAGCCCGGCACCGCCGCTCATGCACCAGACCGTCGGTtccgtgctggtggtcgcCTGCTGGACCGTGCTGATCGGGCTGGTCAGCTACGTGCGGCTGGCGATCACGACGCTGTTGCGGCGCGAGGGCGGCCAAACGCTCGTCTGGGTCGGTGTCGCGTCCCAGCTCGGTTCCCTCGCCGGTTCGCTGCTCTCGTTCGGGCTCGTCAACTATACCGGTGCGTTCGAGCAGTACTATCCCTGCTGA
- the LOC125953079 gene encoding melanization protease 1-like, whose translation MGGSTPGRFPWVAVLEHGLPENGSRQRTVSKGVLIDRRHVLTTVSSVQHTFPDWILTDIRLGDPAVPRRRGTLGQVRLPIEAVFLHETQDIALIRLVNMLPRNSTRVQPMCVPREDFPLEQLDLQRHVCEKRGVGGRTEPTASRLLPVDRITADECKPHYRAYQTTIDNRTFCAWEPTIDTCTGGVGGPIIAKIRHRYHIVGLASYVHTKAEPAGKDMPSIYVRVGAYRHWISAVIQTVIEPPYD comes from the exons ATGGGAGGT TCGACGCCCGGCCGGTTCCCGTgggtggcggtgctggagcACGGTCTGCCGGAGAACGGGAGCCGGCAGCGTACGGTCAGCAAGGGTGTGCTGATCGATCGGCGCCACGTACTGACGACGGTCTCGAGCGTACAGCACACCTTCCCGGACTGGATACTGACCGATATACGGCTCGGTGATCCGGCGGTACCGCGCCGCCGCGGTACCCTCGGCCAGGTCCGGCTACCGATCGAGGCGGTCTTCCTGCACGAAACGCAGGACATTGCGCTGATCCGGCTGGTGAACATGCTGCCCCGGAACAGTACGCGGGTGCAGCCGATGTGCGTACCGCGGGAGGACTTtccgctcgagcagctcgaccTGCAGCGGCACGTGTGCGAGAAGCGGGGTGTCGGTGGCCGTACCGAGCCGACCGCCAGCCGGTTGCTACCGGTCGATCGGATCACGGCGGACGAATGCAAACCGCATTACCGGGCGTACCAGACGACCATCGATAATCGGACGTTCTGCGCGTGGGAACCGACGATCGACACCTGcaccggtggtgtcggtggacCGATCATCGCCAAGATACGCCACCGGTACCACATCGTCGGGCTGGCCTCGTACGTGCACACCAAG GCGGAGCCGGCGGGCAAGGACATGCCGAGTATCTACGTACGCGTCGGCGCCTACCGCCACTGGATCTCGGCCGTCATCCAGACGGTGATCGAACCGCCGTACGACTGA
- the LOC125951931 gene encoding uncharacterized protein LOC125951931, translating into MRFPVNQRPARLLPLLLLLTTSGWSAPLATGDTGGGSVVTIGRCAANGERLLHVENLTIVKSPTTTLTGTLEIHIDPRFAVSCVRALPKTPSSRAALRGYRFPHPSRIEIHVQEQPLSARDQQPSPMDESSLDYQLLVYGVRRRIQSGPADA; encoded by the exons ATGCGTTTCCCGGTTAATCAGCGGCCAGCGCGGCTGTTgccactgctcctgctgctaacCACTTCCGGCTGGAGTGCGCCACTAGCCACAGGTGACACCGGTGGTGGATCGGTGGTTACGATCGGGCGGTGCGCGGCGAACGGCGAGCGTCTGCTGCACGTCGAGAACCTGACGATCGTGAAGAGCCCGACAACCACGCTCACGGGAACGCTGGAG ATCCACATCGATCCACGGTTTGCGGTGAGCTGTGTCCGGGCACTGCCCAAAACACCGTCCAGCCGGGCCGCACTGCGGGGCTACCGCTTTCCCCATCCCAGCCGCATCGAAATCCACGTGCAGGAGCAACCGCTATCAGCCCGCGACCAGCAGCCAAGCCCGATGGACGAGTCCTCCCTGGATTATCAGCTGCTCGTCTATGGTGTGCGCCGCCGGATCCAGTCCGGTCCTGCAGATGCCTAG